The nucleotide sequence GGGTCGAAAACAAAGAGGTTACGGTGGGGTGCTTCCATTTTGGTAACCACCTTGATGACCTCTTGGGCCACGACGCCACCAACTACCGCCACGGCAGGAGAGATCTGGGCAAAGATCAGGCCCAGAGCTTCGTCACCCAGGGCAGAGTTCGGTAACAGTTCGTCGCGAATCCCTTGAAGCAGTTCCAGGTCCGCTTCTCTGCTCTTGTAGCTTGGATCTCGTTGGTAGGTGGTCCGGAACTTTTGTAGAACACTCAGCAATAGAATGCCTGGCCCGTTGCGTTTTAGTTTGCGCGAATAACTGGGCGCTGCAATATCGAAGTCAAGCCATGCAGAGTAGCCGGGATATTCCACTTCGCGCTGTGTTGGAATGGATACGGTTTCATACTTCTTTTTCTTATCCGGGTTGGATACGATCTTGTGCTTAATTACATCCTCGACATAGCTGTGTTTCTGGAGACTGGCAAAGTAGAATCCAAAGGTGCCCCAAACATCGGTGGCTATGAACTTGACGCCCAGCTCCCGGCAAATGGTGTCGATGCGCAGCAGCTCCTCGTTGGTCTCGCCATTGACCACCACCACATCAAACTGGGCGAAGAACTCTAAGGTCTTCTTCTTCAAGGGTTCTTTGTCGGCGGAGATGTCCACCATGGGATTAAGAGCTCGTGCCCGCTCCAAGGAAGCCTCGGCGCGGTTGGTGTTCAGGGAATCACGTGCGGCAAGGAACTGCGAGCAGAAGTCCGCCTCGGTGACGGATTTATCATCCAACAGCTTCACGGAGTTAACTCCGGACAGGATTATGTTCTTGGTGATCTCGGCACCCAGGCCACACAGACCGGCGATGAGGATCTTGGCCGTCCGAAGGCGCTTTTGAGATTCCAGACCCCAGAGCCGGATTTGTCTGTCGTACAGCTCGTTCTCCGCCTCCGTGAGTTCCACGCTCGTCTCGTTGGTGTCCATTTCCACGCCCATGATATACTTAAAATCTTTTATAATTGCTAAAAGTCAATTTATTGCGaatatgaaacaattattatttgtggatattatacattattacatatttatatgtggatattatatattattacatgtgttcctaacagattaattctttgtcttaagtaggaaagtattaacattgcccaaaaacaaattcttatccagacgggagagaacaatgaccgttggaacggtagagataatgtCTTATTACAGTATCCAGCGCTGCTGGATGCACTCCTCATCGATGATGACGCTGTGGCAGAGCCCTTTCATCCATTCCGTAAGGAATGTTAGATACGAGGCCCTGCTCTCGTACTCCTTCCTAAGCCTGTTAAGCTGATGAGCAGCTTGGATAGCGTGTTCATATG is from Drosophila suzukii chromosome 3, CBGP_Dsuzu_IsoJpt1.0, whole genome shotgun sequence and encodes:
- the LOC118878658 gene encoding SUMO-activating enzyme subunit 1-like produces the protein MGVEMDTNETSVELTEAENELYDRQIRLWGLESQKRLRTAKILIAGLCGLGAEITKNIILSGVNSVKLLDDKSVTEADFCSQFLAARDSLNTNRAEASLERARALNPMVDISADKEPLKKKTLEFFAQFDVVVVNGETNEELLRIDTICRELGVKFIATDVWGTFGFYFASLQKHSYVEDVIKHKIVSNPDKKKKYETVSIPTQREVEYPGYSAWLDFDIAAPSYSRKLKRNGPGILLLSVLQKFRTTYQRDPSYKSREADLELLQGIRDELLPNSALGDEALGLIFAQISPAVAVVGGVVAQEVIKVVTKMEAPHRNLFVFDPETCAGYFETIEAK